A region from the Myxococcaceae bacterium JPH2 genome encodes:
- a CDS encoding alpha amylase C-terminal domain-containing protein: MSDSKIRRPSSPPPAPVPSAAQENRKATATVGGKASPAPGARLERSSFESTPAPLSRGGDAFEKSGGTGGLAAARPTASVQSGASVDKPQPRTITFVYDAGPHGSLTNPQLKGSWDADGRYNAQWSAGTVPMRSLGNGKYAATVTLSDDGLPRNWEWGVTVDGPSGKGQWAVMGEGNLKVDLSKPTASYAPTTYHEMGVQRSGKDAAFKLWAPDAREVRVKVTDTQGREQRFPMTRDEGGNWSAQVNGGWSSLEGKSYVYEVVDSTGAASDRPDPYAREMMGEQRGLDRLYLDPVRGKEVDRYAQGAVGLMRFDVDDAETAHSAYLVLKDPSGKPLSKQALLERLGGFDAGAIDTLRGGKFNDLWSKNIEADGRIRMTNEGGAWTTLVNDPDKLAGLRYEFQVFDQDASGKLQLRGDKNRDGKLSSPERSTSKVNDPWSDVLTKSSGVSFRGSVIVDPTRFSFQHDAAPREKDPAKWVVYQLHVGSFLGESGNSDRSTMEDLLGKLDYFKELGVNTLELLPVNEVEGSRNWGYLGVNSLAVESSFGFEDKDGRWVEGREALQRFIDAAHERGLNVVSDVVYNHVFGDYNGLWNMGGPSNPYFNWSKEPGKFEQRDTPWGSVPAYDNPKVKQLFVDHAVSQVEELHFDGLRFDFTEPIKGVGGKAGWDMLREINRQVHFVNPNAWTVAEQFDYDPNLTRPAKADGTGGGFDAQWYTEFQHRLVNDNAKPGLVQAAARGQKTDMDAFMSMMTAPRGLDDWKHALSIISNHDEVGNGQRTMNTAEGAKPTDFPDEWSRGAARFAAGIGLAGPGIPMFFQGDEFGAQNDFRWGNPSSWDSDWSWQSVGKGVDFSRVRFDDARKATYERLFAQPPEARAKDAEFQAFSADDTKLFTEIAALPASERSGAMLNVTRRQSFGFYKDAIALRSSSPAFRSDAEVKRVYTHNDDAVMAFTRKSGDDEYLVVGSLNRKNLEGYEMPLPPGNWKEVLNSDAAAYGGSNFGNYGATLSGSADTKVNIPAAGYVVFKKA, from the coding sequence ATGAGTGATTCGAAGATTCGCCGTCCATCCTCGCCCCCTCCGGCCCCGGTGCCGTCCGCTGCACAGGAAAACCGGAAAGCCACGGCGACCGTCGGCGGAAAGGCGAGCCCCGCGCCGGGCGCGCGCCTGGAGCGCTCCAGCTTCGAGTCCACGCCGGCCCCCCTGTCGCGCGGAGGCGATGCCTTCGAGAAGTCAGGGGGGACGGGAGGATTGGCGGCGGCGCGTCCGACCGCGTCCGTGCAGTCCGGCGCCTCGGTGGACAAGCCGCAGCCGCGCACCATCACGTTCGTCTACGACGCGGGCCCGCATGGCTCGCTCACGAACCCGCAGCTCAAGGGGAGCTGGGACGCGGACGGGCGCTACAACGCGCAGTGGTCCGCGGGCACCGTGCCCATGCGCTCGCTGGGCAACGGCAAGTATGCCGCCACGGTGACGCTCTCGGATGACGGCCTGCCGCGCAACTGGGAGTGGGGCGTGACGGTGGACGGCCCCTCGGGCAAGGGCCAGTGGGCGGTGATGGGGGAGGGCAACCTCAAGGTGGATCTCTCCAAGCCCACCGCGTCCTACGCGCCGACGACGTACCACGAGATGGGCGTGCAGCGCTCCGGCAAGGACGCGGCCTTCAAGCTCTGGGCCCCCGACGCGCGTGAGGTGCGCGTGAAGGTGACGGACACGCAGGGCCGCGAGCAGCGCTTCCCCATGACGCGCGATGAGGGCGGCAACTGGAGCGCGCAGGTGAACGGCGGCTGGTCCTCGTTGGAGGGCAAGTCCTACGTCTACGAGGTGGTGGACTCCACCGGCGCCGCGAGCGACCGACCGGACCCCTACGCGCGCGAGATGATGGGCGAGCAGCGCGGGTTGGATCGGCTCTACCTGGACCCTGTGCGCGGCAAGGAAGTGGACCGCTACGCGCAAGGCGCCGTGGGCCTGATGCGCTTCGACGTGGACGACGCGGAGACCGCGCACAGCGCCTATCTGGTGCTGAAGGACCCCAGCGGGAAGCCGCTCAGCAAGCAGGCCCTGCTGGAGCGCCTCGGGGGCTTCGACGCGGGCGCCATCGACACGCTGCGCGGCGGGAAGTTCAACGACCTCTGGTCGAAGAACATCGAGGCGGATGGGCGCATCCGCATGACGAACGAGGGCGGCGCGTGGACCACCCTCGTGAATGATCCGGACAAGCTCGCGGGGCTTCGCTACGAGTTCCAGGTGTTCGACCAGGACGCGAGCGGCAAGCTCCAGCTTCGGGGCGACAAGAACCGCGACGGCAAGCTGAGCAGCCCCGAGCGCTCCACCTCCAAGGTGAACGACCCCTGGAGCGACGTGTTGACGAAGAGCAGCGGCGTGTCCTTCCGCGGCTCTGTCATCGTGGACCCCACGCGCTTCAGCTTCCAGCATGACGCGGCGCCTCGGGAGAAGGACCCGGCGAAGTGGGTGGTGTACCAGCTCCACGTGGGCAGCTTCCTGGGCGAGTCGGGCAACTCGGACCGCTCCACCATGGAGGACCTGCTCGGCAAGCTGGACTACTTCAAGGAGCTGGGCGTCAACACGCTGGAGCTGCTGCCGGTGAACGAGGTGGAGGGCAGCCGCAACTGGGGCTACCTGGGCGTCAACAGCCTCGCGGTGGAGAGTTCGTTCGGCTTCGAGGACAAGGACGGCCGCTGGGTCGAGGGGCGCGAGGCGCTCCAGCGCTTCATCGACGCGGCCCACGAGCGCGGCCTCAACGTGGTGTCGGACGTCGTCTACAACCACGTCTTCGGCGACTACAACGGCCTGTGGAACATGGGCGGCCCGAGCAACCCGTACTTCAACTGGTCGAAGGAGCCGGGGAAGTTCGAGCAGCGCGACACGCCCTGGGGCTCGGTGCCCGCGTATGACAACCCGAAGGTGAAGCAGCTCTTCGTGGACCACGCGGTGTCGCAGGTGGAGGAGCTGCACTTCGACGGACTGCGCTTCGACTTCACCGAGCCCATCAAGGGCGTGGGCGGCAAGGCCGGCTGGGACATGCTCCGGGAGATCAACCGGCAGGTGCACTTCGTCAACCCGAACGCGTGGACCGTGGCCGAGCAGTTCGACTACGACCCGAATCTCACGCGGCCCGCCAAGGCGGATGGCACGGGCGGCGGCTTCGACGCGCAGTGGTACACCGAGTTCCAGCACCGACTGGTGAATGACAACGCCAAGCCGGGGCTCGTGCAGGCGGCGGCGCGCGGCCAGAAGACGGACATGGATGCCTTCATGTCCATGATGACGGCGCCGCGCGGCCTGGACGACTGGAAGCATGCGCTGTCCATCATCTCCAACCATGACGAGGTCGGGAACGGCCAGCGCACGATGAACACCGCCGAGGGCGCCAAGCCCACGGACTTCCCGGACGAGTGGTCGCGGGGCGCGGCGCGCTTCGCGGCGGGCATTGGCCTGGCGGGGCCGGGCATCCCCATGTTCTTCCAGGGCGACGAGTTCGGTGCCCAGAACGACTTCCGCTGGGGCAACCCGTCCTCCTGGGACAGCGACTGGAGCTGGCAGTCGGTGGGCAAGGGCGTGGACTTCAGCCGCGTGCGCTTCGACGACGCGCGCAAGGCCACCTACGAGCGCCTCTTCGCGCAGCCGCCCGAGGCCCGCGCCAAGGACGCCGAGTTCCAGGCGTTCTCCGCCGACGACACGAAGCTCTTCACGGAGATCGCCGCGCTTCCCGCGAGCGAGCGCTCGGGCGCGATGCTGAACGTGACGCGCCGGCAGAGCTTCGGCTTCTACAAGGACGCCATCGCGCTGCGCTCCAGCAGCCCCGCCTTCCGCTCGGACGCGGAGGTGAAGCGCGTGTACACGCACAACGACGACGCGGTGATGGCCTTCACGCGCAAGTCGGGGGACGACGAGTACCTCGTCGTGGGCAGCCTCAACCGGAAGAACCTGGAGGGCTATGAGATGCCATTGCCTCCGGGGAACTGGAAGGAGGTGCTCAACAGCGACGCCGCGGCGTACGGCGGGAGCAACTTCGGCAACTACGGCGCCACGCTCTCGGGCAGCGCCGACACGAAGGTGAACATCCCCGCCGCGGGCTACGTGGTGTTCAAGAAGGCGTAG
- a CDS encoding sugar porter family MFS transporter — MAEVLEVGRQPTVRPQTSTMRIVLISAVAALGGFLFGFDTAVINGTVGALATEFRASAWALGLCVSSALVGSAVGAFFAGRLADHFGRTRVMAIASGLFILSALGSGLAFALWDLSIWRLIGGLSVGIASVVVPAYIAEIAPAHLRGRLGSLQQLAIVVGIFMALLGDFAIARSAGSASNPLWFGITAWRWMFWSGLPPALLYGVGSLFIPESPRYLVAKGREQEALGVLRDIIGDTAPSKVVEIRKSLRADRPARMADLRGARLGLQPIVWVGIVLAVLQQFVGINVIFYYSSVLWQAVGFSEQDSLLITVITSVTNIVTTLVAIACVDKIGRRPLLLAGSVGMALTLGLLAFLFGTAPQDAQGNPVLHGAAGTTALVAANLYVVSFGFSWGPVMWVLLGEMFPNRIRALALSLAAMAQWVANFIVSVTFPVLATIGLGWAYGLYTVAAVFSFYFTLRHIPETKGRELETM, encoded by the coding sequence ATGGCGGAAGTCCTGGAGGTAGGTCGGCAGCCCACGGTCCGTCCGCAGACGTCCACGATGCGGATCGTCCTCATCTCCGCGGTGGCGGCGCTCGGGGGATTCCTCTTCGGCTTCGACACGGCCGTCATCAACGGCACCGTGGGCGCGCTGGCCACCGAGTTCCGGGCGAGCGCGTGGGCCTTGGGCCTGTGTGTCTCGTCGGCCCTCGTCGGCTCGGCGGTGGGCGCATTCTTCGCCGGGCGACTGGCGGACCACTTCGGACGCACGCGCGTCATGGCCATCGCCTCGGGCCTGTTCATCCTCAGCGCGCTGGGCTCGGGGCTCGCGTTCGCGCTGTGGGACTTGAGCATCTGGCGACTCATCGGCGGATTGTCGGTGGGCATCGCCAGCGTCGTCGTGCCGGCCTACATCGCGGAGATCGCCCCGGCGCACCTGCGAGGCCGCTTGGGTTCGCTCCAGCAGCTCGCCATCGTGGTGGGCATCTTCATGGCGCTGTTGGGTGACTTCGCCATCGCGCGCAGCGCCGGATCCGCGTCCAACCCGCTGTGGTTCGGCATCACCGCGTGGCGCTGGATGTTCTGGAGCGGCCTGCCGCCCGCGCTGCTCTACGGCGTGGGCTCGCTCTTCATCCCCGAGTCGCCGCGCTACCTGGTGGCCAAGGGACGCGAGCAGGAGGCGCTCGGCGTGCTGCGCGACATCATCGGAGACACCGCGCCATCCAAGGTGGTGGAGATCCGCAAGTCGCTGCGCGCGGACCGACCCGCTCGCATGGCGGACCTGCGGGGCGCCCGACTGGGGCTTCAGCCCATCGTCTGGGTCGGCATCGTCCTCGCCGTGCTCCAGCAGTTCGTGGGCATCAACGTCATCTTCTACTACTCCAGCGTGCTCTGGCAGGCGGTGGGCTTCTCCGAGCAGGACTCGCTGCTCATCACCGTCATCACCAGCGTCACCAACATCGTCACCACGCTGGTGGCCATCGCGTGCGTGGACAAAATCGGCCGCAGGCCGCTGTTGCTCGCGGGCTCGGTGGGCATGGCGCTCACGCTGGGGCTGCTCGCCTTCCTCTTCGGCACGGCGCCGCAGGATGCGCAAGGCAACCCCGTGCTGCACGGCGCGGCCGGAACCACGGCGCTGGTGGCCGCGAACCTCTACGTCGTCAGCTTCGGGTTCTCGTGGGGCCCGGTGATGTGGGTGCTCCTGGGGGAGATGTTCCCCAACCGCATCCGCGCGCTCGCGCTGTCACTGGCGGCCATGGCCCAGTGGGTCGCCAACTTCATCGTGTCGGTGACGTTCCCCGTGCTGGCGACCATCGGGCTGGGCTGGGCCTATGGCCTCTACACGGTCGCCGCCGTGTTCTCGTTCTACTTCACCCTTCGCCACATCCCCGAGACGAAGGGCCGAGAGCTGGAGACGATGTAG
- a CDS encoding fatty acid desaturase → MERTALSASKDLITRTRPFAQPDGARARWNIASTVLALAGAMVMAAAAPWLPLRILGGVLEALILVRAFILYHDFMHGALVPGASKLTQAMFHLQGILMLTPARIWNDTHNHHHANTARLSADAAGTFITWTTDTWRKASPLERLGYRVERHPLTLLFGYVTAFLLNLCLRPFLRAPRRYWASGVALVVHVALSIAVWKLLGPSVYFTAFVGPLFLGYAMGAYLFYAQHNFDDVRLLPEEQWTHVEGALEASSYLKCGPIMAWFTGNIGYHHVHHLNPRIPFYRLPEAMAAIPELSTPHVTTLHPRDIATCLRLDLWDPIQQRMVRYRDAAAAA, encoded by the coding sequence ATGGAACGTACAGCTCTCAGCGCGAGCAAGGACCTCATCACCCGGACCCGCCCCTTCGCCCAACCCGACGGGGCTCGGGCGCGGTGGAACATCGCCTCGACGGTGCTCGCGCTCGCGGGCGCCATGGTGATGGCCGCCGCCGCTCCCTGGTTGCCGCTGCGCATCCTGGGCGGCGTGCTGGAGGCGCTCATCCTCGTGCGCGCGTTCATCCTCTACCATGACTTCATGCATGGCGCCCTGGTGCCGGGCGCGTCGAAGCTGACGCAGGCGATGTTCCATCTGCAGGGCATCCTCATGCTCACGCCCGCGCGCATCTGGAACGACACGCACAACCACCACCACGCCAACACGGCCCGCCTGTCCGCCGACGCGGCCGGCACCTTCATCACGTGGACCACGGACACCTGGCGCAAGGCCTCCCCGCTGGAGCGCCTGGGCTACCGGGTGGAGCGGCATCCGCTGACGCTCCTGTTCGGCTACGTCACCGCGTTCCTCCTCAACCTGTGCCTGCGGCCCTTCCTGCGCGCGCCGCGTCGCTACTGGGCCTCGGGCGTGGCGCTCGTCGTCCACGTCGCGCTGTCCATCGCGGTGTGGAAGCTGCTCGGGCCGAGCGTCTACTTCACCGCCTTCGTGGGCCCGCTGTTCCTCGGCTACGCGATGGGCGCGTATCTCTTCTATGCGCAGCACAACTTCGACGACGTGAGGCTGCTCCCCGAGGAGCAGTGGACGCACGTCGAGGGCGCGCTCGAGGCCTCCAGCTATCTGAAGTGCGGCCCCATCATGGCGTGGTTCACGGGCAACATCGGCTACCACCACGTCCACCACCTCAACCCGCGCATCCCCTTCTACCGGCTGCCCGAGGCGATGGCCGCCATCCCCGAGCTGAGCACGCCGCACGTCACCACCCTGCACCCTCGTGACATCGCGACGTGCCTGCGGTTGGACCTGTGGGATCCGATCCAACAGCGGATGGTCCGCTACCGCGACGCAGCCGCTGCGGCCTGA